The stretch of DNA AACAGACTCGAcatcatagaatcctagaatggtttgggttgaaagggaccttgaATATtatccagttccaccccctgtcatgggcagggacaccttccactatcccaggttgctccaagccccattcaacccggccttggacacttccagggatccaggggcagccacagcttctctggacaccctgtgccGGGGTGTCATTTTGCATCTCTCAGCCTTTACAAAGTTTCTCTGGAGCCCCTGTCCTCCCTGTAACTTAGGAACTGGAAGTTTAACTATATCCATCACACTTCCCAAACTCCTTTCCTTAGGAACAAAACAGTGTCTCATAACAcaagagaagcaaaatgaaagcaaaatgaaaaagtggCAAGCTCAAAACAAAGCTCACTCACTCTATTTCCCATGTGGAGAATGACTGACTTTTGGGAACTCACTATCGCGAAACATTCTGATCAACACTGAGATATCACACCTGAGGTTTAACCATGAATAAAAATAGCCCAGTTCAGAGAAGAACTGAGCTTGAGCAGGGACATTGCTCCTCAGACATCAAGACAAATTACAGCCCATGGGAAGAATAAGAGAGCAATTCGATGGTGGCCAGCTGTCCAACATCTGCCCAATTTGGGATGAAAAGACATCAGACAGACCTAGGAGCGAACAGATCCAAACCTGTGCCAGCAACATTTGGGTTTGATACTTACAGCATCCCGATTTCAAACTGAATACTTTGCACCCACGAATTTGTAATGTTTGTGGTTTCCTAAAatcatctgggtttttttggtgtttcagTGACATGGCTGAAGGAATGCATCTACAGATCTAAGATATATCCTGTATGCCACCTGTGTTAATGGAACCTATATACATACACGTCTTAATTTAGGTTATGGTCAGAACCACAGTGAaggttggggaaaaaaacacctaCTCCAAATTATTTAGCACAGCCCAGAAACCCTTATAAAAGGTCCAGCATCAGATGTACCCAGACACCTTCAGttcagcagagcccagcacaaGCATCAGAAGCAGTAAGGGAACGAAGATGTCTCCAACTCTTTGCGCTTCTCTGGTAAGAACTTAAATTCTGGATTTATTTCCCCCCCAGTTTGACAGAGATTTAATTTAAGATTTAAATTCTAGTAGATTGAATAGGGATCTGCACCCACCTTTAAAATGCTTGTTTAAATcattcataattaaaaaaaactaaaatgtgAGAATGCTCATGGGGCAGCAATGAGACTGTACATTAGTGACATGGGCTACCACAGCATTCTCTGAGGCAAGAAATACATTGAAAACTCAACCTTagagtgtttttcttcttgttatATCCTTTCTTCTATCGTCTgtattatattattttctataatttaacattttttaattgcCAAATTACAACGGGGTGTATGCTATACCTGTCAGCACTGTGAGAATCAGTTAATGAGAACATTGATGTGACGTACAGCACATTTTCCTATCATTATTCCAACCTGCAGTATAAGCTTTAACTACCAGTTAGGCTGACTGTGGATGAATTTCACACCTGTCTTGTGCCCTAAATGTACCAATTTTCTTCAGCTCAGACCCCTGCTCCTCAtgctgctggccatgctgtCAGCCAGCattcctgcccatgggaaggTGATCAAGCCTGGGCTCAAGCCAGAGAACATCTTCAAGCAAGCATCTGCTGGATGCCTGACCCAAACAGACTCAAAATTCCCCCAAACTGTGAGAGTCAACCTCAGCATGAGCAACATGAACCAGGACACCAAAGCCAGTCCGGATGTCAGCAGCCGCTCTCTGGCTCCGTGGGATTACAGGTATGATCCCTGTCCTTACAGCCTGGAAAAACACTGGAAGCCCTGGACAAGAAAAATGGTTTCATCTCTATTTTCAGTGCTTCACAGTCGAGAGATTTTGGAAATATGAGGGTGTCCACAGTCCCTGTAATCCTCTTTGAAAGAGAACCAGtacaaaaagcagcacaaaacaaacacacagccTAGGCAATATatagaaggaaaagcaaatgacttctgtaatttaattaatttgtgtACTGGGGCAAGCTTTATCTTCAAAAGCATTCTTTACCTGAAACATCACAAAAAAATACCTCAGGGGGTTAATATTGCACCAAATTCAATGGTGGCTTAATAACACCAACATTTCACATTTTGGGGAGGAACTGAAGGCTTTGGGCTCTGTTAGTTGCAGTGACACATTGGGAAGCTCAAATTGTTTCTGATCAGTCTTTCAAAATCAGTGCCTTCTTGAAGCAAGTCCTTTGCAAAGGCAGTTGCATGCAGccatgcatttaaaaacatcCAGTATTTAGTtacttacattttatttctgaaaaacctGGGGTTTTGGAGAATCTGCTGTCCCTCCGTGGGAAATATACCCCAGGATGCACAGGTTCCCGAGCTGGGAGCCCATAGTTATCCAGACTATCATGCCTTTGGATTCAAATACTCCCTTTCCTGCCAACCCCCAGGATCGACGAGGACCACGACCGCTTCCCCCGGCTGATCGCGGACGCCGAGTGCCGCCACTCGCGGTGCGTGACTCCGGAGGGGCAGCTGGACCACAGCCTCAATTCCGTCCCCATCAAGCAGGAGATCCTGGTCCTCCGCAGGGAGCAGAAGGGCTGCCAGCAATCCTacaggctggagaagaaaataatcaccGTGGGCTGCACGTGTGTCACCCCCTTGATCCAGCACCAGGCCTGAAGGGAGCCAGAGGGGCAAGGAACTACAGAGAATTTCCTtgcatggaaatgaaaaaggcTGATCCAGCCTCCAAAAAGCTGAATCAAGCCATAAAAATTAACTAGAATACATCAGAATGTACTGAAAAATAGGCGTCTTGgttaaaaaatttaatgttttcccCCAAAAATCTTGAACTCCACAAATTCAGAATCGTGACACCTCTACGTGCTGGGCTGCAAAGTAATGGGAACTCTACCCATCTTTAGTTTACACTTTGAAATGTCTATTTATATAAATCTATTTATTCTGGTGGAAAAAATGGTAATAATGTATTATcctaatatatttttttaaagtattaagGTAATGTTTATTTATCTTtgtgtaataaaaaataagtggaaaaaTTCTTTGgtattctcctttctttctaaagaaGTCTTCTTGATAAGGCAAGAAATCACTTAATCATGACCATAAAGAGATTTACATGATGCTAAAGCCTCAAATTCTCTTGGTAACATCTACCTCTGCAGCAGTAGAACGTAAACCCCAcggaaaaaaaattagggaaaacACCATTTTACCAATAGAGAAGCTAAGATACctggaggaaaataatttataaagtGGCACCCAGGAGATTCACGTTAAGGACAGACAAGCAAAAAAATTTCTACTGGGTAACTACCCACTTATCCACCAAATTATCCGActggaaaaggatttttaaagatgGATTCAACACAATACTTCTTTGGGGGGAAGAAACTCCAAGAAGCTCCCTCTCCTAAAACAGCGATTGCATTTCCACTGCTGAGCTTTAACTTTGCTCCAGCATTATCTGTGAATCTCAGCCCAGCGCGTTTCAGCCTATTTCCTGTGGAGCAGAGACACCACCTGGGTACACCTGGGGAAGCTCACGAGAGTCAAGCAGGTGACTGAAGCAATTAACCACCTCTTGCTGATTGCAATcataattttctctgtgttcatgTCCTTCCAGTATGTTTTCAGAGCTTCAAATGTGGAGCACCCTGACATTGCACTTCAGCTGCGGTCAGATGGGGTTTGCGTGGGTGGGTGTCTGGCAGAGCAGGTGGGTTTATTTAAAGCACACTTGGGTTAAAAGCGCTCCAATGAACATGTTCCATGTTTCAGAGGGCAAGGCTGGCTGGTGAAGATGTGGGCGTTTTGTTTGCTGCTGTCTCAGGGAGGTGTGGCCCTGCTCAGGCAGTGGCAAAGTGCCACTGGCAAATGCAACAGCAAATACGGAACTTGTAGAGATGCAGAGCTCGGGGCTGAGAGTCCCTAATGAGTGGGAGAGTCCTCTCAGGTGAAAGCATCTTCTCCAGATCCAGCTGTGACCATCCCAACTTTTGCTACTGGGGCTTATTCCCTCTGGCTGTTCCAGCGAGCCGAAACCCTCCCTAACCTACTCCAGGTGAGTCAGCCTGTAATCTAAACCCACAGCACGGCCACACCATTCCTTGACCTGGCAGATAAGCAGCGGACCAAGGAAACACTGATTAACTCAAACTGATCACAGTACCTGTAATCACAACAATGAGCTCCTGCCCACACCTTTAGTTACCTTCAAACATTGATATAGCTTTGCCCAAACATAGGAATCTAGGAGTGCGTATGATCCTAATTTAGCTAGTTTCTGATCTTATCTCCAGTTATTCTTCCTTAAGGAAGcccctttcttctcctgcagGTCTTGAAGTTTAACCCAGCTGACTATCCCACAAGTATTAAGCATGTGAacagatttcaaaaaaaaaaccca from Corvus cornix cornix isolate S_Up_H32 chromosome 3, ASM73873v5, whole genome shotgun sequence encodes:
- the IL17A gene encoding interleukin-17A; this translates as MSPTLCASLLRPLLLMLLAMLSASIPAHGKVIKPGLKPENIFKQASAGCLTQTDSKFPQTVRVNLSMSNMNQDTKASPDVSSRSLAPWDYRIDEDHDRFPRLIADAECRHSRCVTPEGQLDHSLNSVPIKQEILVLRREQKGCQQSYRLEKKIITVGCTCVTPLIQHQA